The DNA segment ATGCAGTGGCTGGAGTTTTTGTCGATTCCTCTAAAAGATCCAGTTTACCGCGGGGTAGGTCGAGTTGGTTCTCAATATCTCGGGCAATACGGTCGCCTATAGGTTTGCTTGCCGAGCGTCCAATCAGATAGTAAAGCTGTTGCTCAGATCGCTCTAGTACTCTTGCAAACTCTGCTCGACTTTTATAGTTGGAGGCTATGCGGCGCAAATTTGCCCGTCGAATATCGTTAATGTCCATCTTTGTACAAATCTCTGGCTCTCCTCTAACTCTATCAAACCTTTAGCGAGCAAAAACTATCCTCGTATGTTTTGCCGTGCGCCAAGAAACAACTAAAAAATAAATAATATTTGCCATAAACTAAACATTTAATGTATAGTTTTGTCATGAGCATACACCTCTACCTACGTTCTCTGTCCTTAGTCGAGCGCTCTGCTTTAGCGGCTCAAGTGGGGACTACTGGCGCCTACCTAAACCGCATTGCGTATGGGAACGGTAAACAACCTCCTGGTCCCAAGCTGGCTCGTAAGTTGGCTGTAGTCCTCAAGGGAAAGCTAACTCTGGAAGAAATCCGTCCGGACATCTGGGGCGAGGGACCTGAAGCTGCCACCAATAACAGTATGGAGGCAAGGGAGGACTTGGTTAATCAATAGCCAACCATGGTCATTCATACAGGAGAAAACGATGGACAGGTAAAGCATACAGGATGAGGGCGCGGAATTCCTCAAAACGGAGCAGGGGAGAGCACTAGTAGTTGAAATCCTTTCTTCCCGTATCGCTAGTGAGGATTTCGTGCTGTTTGAACAAAACAATGGATGAAGCCCAGCTCGGGCCGGGCTAGTAGTCCAGGCACTAATTTTTATGCGCGTTGCGCACTGCGTCGTAAATCACTTGGAAGGCATTGGCAAGTTTCTCGGCGTCGTCTTCGATCATATCGCCTGATGGCCAGTGTGAGGAGTTTCCTCCGCCGCGCTGAAGGGAGGCAATTAGGATATCTGCGGCAATGCGCTCGTCTGAGTCGTCCATAGGGAAAATCTGTGTTGCTGCTGGTGAGGAAGCATGCAGTGTACCGGTAAACCCGTCACTTGGGGAGTGGTGTCACAGCCAGCAGAGTTGTCTACGGCCTGCTGGGGGTGGGCATAGGAGAGCAGTAATGTTTGAGCACACGACAACATGGTTGCAAGCAGATGCGGAACCGATCCTCGGCAGGTTGCAGGATATTAAAGGCAGCCTTTCAGCCTTTGAGGTTCTTAAGGCTCCTCTGGAGATCCTGAATAGCCTTGCCAATCTCGGCGATCTGTCGTTGAAACTGCGTTGCATCAATCTCGACACGGGCTCCACAGGAGCAATTGAAATGCTGGTTGTATTTGAGCCAAGTGAACCGCTTTTTTTGCTTGCGGCTGCACTTTGGACACAGAAGATCGAGGGTACCGTTGTCGATCAATGACATAACTAATTCCTTGTTGTTATTGGTATTGGAAGTTCCAGCATACCGGGAATGGCGACACCTGCCCAGTGGTGTGACAGCCGGGAGAAATCGGTACTGAATCATTGCAAAAGTTATTGGTGGAAGGCATAGAAAATGCAACAGGCGTCTATACGGAAAAGCCCATTTCCCCGGTTGACAGAGATCGGAGAACGGTCCTATGCTTATCCCGCTCTCGCAAAATCGGGAGCCGGGATTGAGACCCCGTATTTCCAAGGCGCCAGGAAGACGCCTATAGCTGTATGCGTCTTTTTTTGTGCGCGAAACCTCCTTGTTATGGTGGGGTATTCGGGGGGCCTTCGGGTCCGCCGTTTACTTGGAGCGGTAGTCTCAACCCGTTTACCCCGCCACCCAATCGAGATTGAGACCTCCTGTGTGGCGAACAACCCGCTATCCAAGGAGGCTATCATGCCTAACCACGCCCCAGTTGTGCCTGCTGCTCGGGCAGATCAGTTTATTACCCAATCCCTTGAGCTCGCTGGCGTTAGCCTGGAAACCGTAGAAAAGCTGCGCACGCTGTTTCGTACCATTGTCCACATCCCCGACAACAATCCCACTACGCAGGAGCTGGCCGCCCTTGGTGCCGAGCTCGCAGACGGGTGGGCCAATGTTATTGATTGCGAGCGTGAGGATCTGGAGCGACTCGCCGCTTCCACTCTAATGAATTGAGGTAATGAATTAATCAACTAGTCATTGCTGAGCCGCAGAAGCGGACGGAGGCGATAATGGAAGACTCCGATCTGTCCTGTATTGCGTGAATGAACGCGCACAACAAACGGGCCTTCCGGCTTGTGAGTTGGCGCGGGCCTTACTCCAAATCCCACCTGAACAAATCAAGGCGGCGGCGGATGCTGACCGAGCCTATCGCAAGTCTGCTGTTTTGAATGGGGGTGAAAAATGAGCCTTATTGTCGCCCCTCTGGAGGTATTGACCGATGGTCGTCTCACTGACCCCGAGCGTCGCGTCCTTATGTCTTTGTTTTCCTTTCTGGAAAAGGGCACTAGCACCACTTGCCCCAGCTTGGAGTTATTGGCGGAGAGAGCGCAAATCAAAGACAAAACCCGAGTATCAAAGCTAACCACATCGCTGGCAGGAAAAGGCTGGTTGAAGAAAAAAAGAAAGGGATTTACCGGGTGCAAAGAATACGCCCTGATAGTCTCCACCAACTTGGACTCATAGAGGGAAATATGTAATGAGTATGGAACTGATGGCCAAAGCCATGAAGCTCAAGGTGGGTAATCCACTGCGTACTCTGGTGCTTTTGGAATTGGCTCACAACGCTAACGATCAGGGTGAGTGCAGGCTTAGTTATCAGCATATTGCTGACCAGTGTGAGATGAGCCGTCGCCCTGCCATTCGGCATATCAAGGCGTTGCAAGATAAAGGTTTTCTGCGTATTGCCCACCATGAAAATGGGCAAGGCGATATCCTAAATTTTTGCAATATTTTTCTACTGACTCTGGATAAGGGTAGTGAGCCTCCTGCATCAGAAGTGAACGGAGGTGAATTATGGAATTAACACTTTCCATAAACCAGGCCAAGAGCATCGAGTGGGAGTTGAACCTTCAGCAGGCCACATTGTTCTCTTTCATCCTGAATGCTGCGTATTGGGCGGACAAGCAGGACGGCTACTGGTATCTCAGCAAGGGCAAGATCATCGAGGAGCTGCCCATTCTCTCTGACAAGAGAGACACCATTTACAGGTTGGGCACACAGCTGATTCGCAAGGGGTTGATTGATCGAAAAGTAATCAATAGCGGTGAT comes from the Microbulbifer sp. MI-G genome and includes:
- a CDS encoding helix-turn-helix domain-containing protein, with protein sequence MSMELMAKAMKLKVGNPLRTLVLLELAHNANDQGECRLSYQHIADQCEMSRRPAIRHIKALQDKGFLRIAHHENGQGDILNFCNIFLLTLDKGSEPPASEVNGGELWN